ccggggaggaggggggggtgACAGATGCTGGTGCTGTGTcgctgcccagccctgtgtccgtctgtctgtcccagtgcCCGTcgttcccccccgcccccccgcgcAGTTCCAGCTCCACCATTTCGCAGCACAAAGAAggcgccccggcccggcccggccccggcagcTGCCACTTTGTCCACGGGGTCCCGGGGGGCCGCTCCGGCCCGACCTCGCCCACTGCGGGGCTGGGGGCCATCCCCCGAGGGTACCGGGACCACCCCCAActcccgcccccccccccccccgcaccgCTCCGCCGGTGACCCCCCGGTGACGGGCTCTGCTCCGCCCCACGGAGGAGCGGGGTCCCGGGGGTGTTCCCGCGGGGGCGGCAGCCGGTGGTCCCTGCGGCGTGCCCCCTCTTGGGGGGTGTCCCCGgccccccccacacacaccccacGGAGGGCGGCGGTCCCTTTAAatggcggcgcggccccggtgGCGGAGGGGGCGGCGGCGGTCGCTGACATCACGCGGGGCCGGGAGCACCTGCGCCCCGCCCGGCTCCgccaccggcaccggcacctcAGCGCACCGGGCCGGGCGGGCACCGGGGCTGGTgcgggccgcccccgccgcccccccagGTACGCAGCGCGCAGGACGGGACCCGCGGACGGGGATACCGGGACCCACCGGGACCCCCTAGGGGGCTGTGATGGCTGTATAGGGACCCCCGGATCTGTACCGGGACCCCCTGAGACCGGGCCAGCTGCACCAGGACCCCCGGCTCCGTACCGGGACCTCCCCAACCCCCCGGGAGCCTCCAACAAGCGGGGAACCCCCGCACCGGGCTCCGCTGCCCCGCACCGGGAAGGGACACCCCCCCTTCCTTTCCACTGCGGCCGCACCGGGACAGCCCCCCCGCACCGGGATCCCCTtctccccccgccgcccccggagCCGGTGTCGCCCCCGGGCCCTGCGCAGCGCGGCCCGGCCGGTGCCACGTGACGTCACCGGGGATCCCGGGGGCcggggggagctggggggggcCGGTGACCCCGCGGCCGAACCAGGGAGCACCGGTGCCCGGCAGGGTCCCGGTCCCGCTGCGCCGCCGTTCTCGGGGGTCGAGTTGGGGCTGCGGGGAGCGAGGGGGGGGGAAACGGACGAGAGagcgcggggagggggggggggggggggaacggGGGGGACGTTCCCGGGGGGTGCCGGTGCGGGCTGGGGGAGCCCCGGGGGGAGCCGGGGGTCCCGGAGCCAGGGGTGGGGGGGCGTCCCCGCGTGGGGATTCCCCCCGCCCTGACCCCGCCGGGGGCGGGGATCCCCCTCCCACGTGGGCGCGCGCCCGCCCCCGGTGACGCCACGGCGGCGCCGCTCCCGGTGACGCCACTGCGGCCGCCGTGACGTgcggggggaggcggggggggggggggaggacgggacgggacgggggCGGTCCCGGGACCGCCCGGCGGCGCGAGGCGCTTCCTGCCGCGGCCGCGGGTTCGGctccgcggcccggcccggtaCCGGAGCGCATCGGAGCGGAggggccccggcccggcccggtgcGGCGGAGGGGCCGCGCCATGCCgagccgccccccgccccgcgccgcctgAGCGGGGCCCGCGCCGCCGCCTGCCAGGTGCGGGGTCGCGGCGGAggaggggcgggcgggcggtAACGGGCCGTTAACGGCCCGGCTGAAGGGAGCGAGGGGGTGGGAGGGTCGGTTGCGGCGGTTtgggcccggcggcggcggcggcggcacccCGCTCCGCTTTCCTGACCTCGGTGAGACGCCGTCCTCTCCCCGCCGATGCCCCCTGCGCATCCCGGTCCCATGGCGTGAcccccccccttcctcctccgtTACCGGCTCCCGGTGACCCCCCCGCTTCCCTCCCTGTGCAGCGGCCAAAGGCCCGGACCGGGAGCCCGAGCCCCGTCCCCGGTGGCCGGTGCGGTTTCCCCGCAGCCCCGTCCCGGAGCTCGGGGGGAGCCCCCTCCTCTCCGGCACTGCCCGTCCGTGTCCCCCCTCCCCTCACTCTCCGGGACCGAAACCCCCCTGCGGCGGCGGGGGGGCGCGGACACCGAGCCCCCCCCAATCCCTCGAGACCCGGCGGGGGGCTGGTGAGAGGGCTGGGGGTGTCCTTGCCGCAGGGACCGGGGGGTCCCCGGCGGGTGcggcgctgcggggccggggggggccggtcccgtgtccccccgtgtgtCCGTCCCCGCAGGAAGTGGCCGGGAAATGGCAGCCGGTTGTTGCGTCTCGTTGTTTTTGAAACGTCCTTTTTAATCAGGTCGCGTCACGCTCCCGGGGCCTCCCGGTGCCACCGGCCCGTGGGGGCCGCAGAACCGGGCAGGCCGAGCTCTCTGCCCGGGGAATGGCACCGGCTCCACGGCACCGACAGTTCccccccagctcagctcccaggggCAGTCGTggccccggtgtccccgcgggGATCCCAGGGCCCGGTGGTGCCACCGCCACCGGGTTTGACACCCAGGCGAGCGGCGCTGCCACGTTGGCCGTGCCCGGTGTGACAGGAGCCGGGGTCAGCCGCGGGCTCAGCGCCCACCTTGTCACCCGCCATCACCGAggtccctgcagtgccaccatCCGAGGCTCCTGCCCCTCGCCCTCCTCACCTTGCCTGGCTCCGGTTTCTCTCCGTGGCCCAGTTTCAGCTCCACACTCGGTGGCTCagggcggggggagcggggccaCAGGAGCCCCGGTGCGGGTGGGAGGTGACGGGTGGCCGTGGATGGCCGTGGATGGCCATGGATGGCCATGGATGGCCGGTGTCCACAATGCACCTGGCACTGGCTGAGCTCCCAGCGATGCCAAGGGCGGCTCTGGCCTCTGCTGggcctgggctgtccctggagcaAGGGTGACATTCCCACTTTGCTGGCTTTTATTTCCTCCCGGCCCCCATCCCACGCTGGCACGTGCCCCGACCATCCCAGTCCACCTCAGTCTGCGACCTGCAGCCGCCACCTGCCCGGTTCTGGCACATCCCTCGGCCGCCTGCTCTGACCTCCAGAGCCGGCAGCGCCTTCCTGGCCGGCACATCACACGCGGGGTGGGACCGGAAAGGCTTTTCCTtatccagccctgctgctcccggtgtccccacgcCCGGGGGTTCCAGCTGGGTCGGGGCAGAGGCCGGTTCACGGCTCAGGGGAGGCGGCTGCGGGTCCATCCCGGCGTGTCCGGGAGCCGCGCGCGTGTGGCAGCTGCGTCACCGCCCATACGGGTTTCTCCGGTGGATGAATCACCGGGTGGCCCTGGCCAGGCTCGGTGGCCCCTGCGGCCCCTGCCAGGGCACCAGCTGAGGCGGGCGAGGGTGTGATGAAATCCGGGTTTCGACacgggctgtgccaccagcagctgctgaagggcCGAGTGTGGCGGCCTTGGCCCTTCCGGAGAGGTCGGCGCCGCCTTGGCCGGTGGTGGGTTTGGCAAGCGTGGCACAACCAGGAGTTGCCGGCggtggcagctctgggggtgtccctgtgggtCCCCACCAGCACTGGGGCTCCCTCCTCATCTGCTGGGCTTGCAGGGCTTTCAGTTCGcctgtgccccatcccagggctggacCCACTGGGATCTCTCCTTGCAGCCTCGGGTTTGAGGGAGCGTTTGGGGTTCCTGGGGGGTGAAGGTCACCAGGCTCCTGCCCGAGCCAGCGCTGGGGCTTCAGCTCCTGCTTGCTcccagcatggcctggcctcaacccctggaggtgttccTGGGGGACGGGGTGTGGGGGAGATGGCAGGGACACTGTCTGTCACCACAGGGTCATTGCTGTGCCAGGGGCGTTGGGTTATGCTGGCTCCTCATGGGGtcacagagctgctttgggGGGGTCTGTATGGTCCTTGGCTGGGAGCCCAGGACCAGCCACGGGATGGTGGCACACGGTGATCACACCTTGGCGGTGGCCGTCCCCGGGGACGCCGATGACAGGCTGTGCTCAAGCAGGTGGCAGCTCATCCAGCTGGGGTGCCTGGGCCTGGGCCAAAGCGCAGCACAGGTGGCATCTCAGTCCTGGGGGGCTTCACTGTCACTCCTCACCCTCCCCAGCCCTCAAGCCCCAGGCTGGGGACTGCAGGGAGAAGGAACAGAGGGTCAGTGGTGGGTGGGTCACCACACTGGCAGCCCCAGTCCACGCCAGTGACTGACCCGGGTCCATCTTCTCCCCCGtgcagaaatggaaacaaacaaCCATTTTAACTTCACTGGCCTTTCCTCTGCACCCGCTGCCTCAGGACCGAAACCCACGCCTGCCTCAGGGGACTCCCCCTtcacccacagctccctgctcagcttCCCCCAGCAAGGGAAAAGTAAGTGACCccacggggacagggatggaggggctgcagggatggggtggccGTGGGGCCAGAGGGGACGCAGGGAtgggagggctgcagggatggggtggccGTGGGGCCAGAGGGGACGCAGGGAtgggagggctgcagggatggggtggctgtggggccagaggGGACGCAGGGAtgggagggctgcagggatggggtggccGTGGGGCCAGAGGGGACGCAGGGATGGGagggctgcaggaacagagggatggagggactGTGGCCGGCGGCAGCTCCAGCGCGTGGGGCCAGGGCCGGGGTCTGTGCGTCCCTGCCGCCGCCTTGGCCTAGAAAAGCGGCCGCGCCGGCACAGGGGCCGTGCGTGGATTTGGCTGGTCAGCTGATCCggcacagccctgccaagcGCTCGGCTAATCCCCGGCGTCCTGCGGCGCTCGGCCCGGTGCCGGCAGAGCCTGTGGCAGAGCCGGTTTGGCAAACGGGGACTGTGCGActcccccccctctccccctgctTCTCTCCAGGCActggcggggggggggacaaGAGCAGGGCTTTTGCAGCTGCCCAGCCTGGTCATTGATCCATCCTCAAACCCACTGGAGAGACCCCGCGGCGCTGACCTCGCCGTCCCTCTGCTCCCTCGCAGGTCTGAACGGGGGCATGAATGTCAATGGCTTCTCTACTGTATCACACCCCGGTACTTCAGGGACCTTCTCGcccggctccgcgcccgccgggGCCCAGCCCCTCCGCGCCTACGACTGCCTGTGGGACTACGCGCCCTACGCGCCCGCCGGCGGCCTCAAGGACGGGGGCCCGCCCGCCCTCGGACAGTTCCCCCTCAACGGCGTGGCCGGGGGGTCGCGGCCGGCGTCGCCGGGGCACGGCACCAACCTGCGGGCGGCCGGGCAGGAGTTCTGGGGCAACGGCACCGCCGGGCCCATGGGGCTGAGCTTCGACTCGCAGGAGCTCTACGACTCCTTCCACGACCAGAGCTTCGAGCTGATGCAGAACGGGCCTGACGGCTTCTACGCGGCGGGTCAGTCCTCGCCCATACTGAGCTCGGACACGCAGCCCTTCCCACTGGCTCCGGACGAGCCGGACCCCGGCCAGGGGGATGCTGACGGCGCAGCCAAAGAGAtgcccaccaccaccaccaccaccaccaccatcacgGAGAACGGGGGTGGGCTGGtgggcagccaggagctggaggaggcacAGCCAGGTAGGAGCCCGGGAGGggtggcagagctctgggatgcGGCGCTGGGGCTCCAGCACGTGGGTGCTGGGTCCTGGTCGAGTTGGGCATCGCGTTCCTTGGGGAATCGCAGCTGCTCTGACCCGCCTGCCCGGTGTCCTGGATGGGGTTTGGCCAGTCACAGCTTGGAGTAGGCGTCGGGATCTCATAAAACCAGGCTAGGCACAGCCCGGGGTGTCACCACCCAGTGCCATGGAGGGCtgggtgtcccagcacagggaacGGCAGCGGGGATCCCCCGGCTCTGTCACCGTCACGTCTCAGGGTCTGTTTTCGGTCGATTGTTCCCTTCAGACCTGAAGATCTGCAGCTACAACGGGGCTGCAGCCGCTGGCGCGGGCTCGCTGGGGCCGGAGGGGCCCGTCCTGGCACCCAGGGCCAGCGGGTGCCTGGGGGACGCGTCGCCCATCGCCCCGCGGCTGGAGGACACCCACATCCTCAGCGAGGACCCCCTGGAGCCCTTCGAGTCCCTGGCCAGAGGTACGGGGGTGTCAGGGAGGGGGTTGGTGTCGGGGTAGGGCGCGGGGGGGGGCACAACCATTCCCTGGCCGCGGTGCCCGGGAAGCAGCGCCAGCCCTTCCCCGTCCCGGTGGGGCGATgcggcggcggaggcggcggtGGCCGTGGCCTTCTCCCGAGGCAGGGGCGGGCCCGCGTCCCCGCCGCGCTGCCGgccttccctgccttccttcccgtccttcccagctccgtgaCGAGGCGGTTACTCAGCGCCTGAACTTCCGCGCTGCTGAGCATCGCCACGGCCATTTTGGGCTCCTCCGCTtcccagaggaggaggaggaggaggaggaggaggcggggctggggagggggggggggtgggcaGCCCAAACCCCTTTTAACCCCTCTGCTGCCGGAGCCTTTTCGGCtgctccacacacacacacacaccccgcTATTCCCCGGGAGCGGAGATGTGGGTCCgtgtgcccccagccctggtgctCACCCCCCTCCCCAGACCCCGGCACCGGCGACCTGTACGCCATGGACGACTCGCAGCTGGTGAGCGACAAGTCCTCCTTGGAGGAGCCCCCCGACCTGGCCGCCAGCCCCCCACTCCACGCCGGCCCCTTCAGCCTGCTGCCCGCCAGCCCCTCGCCCGCCCCGCTGCTCGATGGCCCCGGCTCGCCGCCCGCCCTGCCCGGTACGTGCGGCCCCGGGATGTCCCCCCACACCGGgtgggaaggggggggggggggtcaccccACCGGTTCCCCACGAGGGATGGAGCGTGTGCCAGCGCCGGTGTGGAACGCGTGAGCCCCACGGGGGTCTCGGTGGCACCAGCGAGGCCCCCGGGCAGCGCAGGGAGGGGACGCGCGGCCCCGGTGACGTGTCCGGTGACGTGCCTGACCTTGGCTCCTCAGGCGACAACGCCGAGCTGAAGAGCGGCGACCACGCGGGGCTGCGGGAGTCGGGGTCCCTGGAGCTCGACCCTCCGCTGGAGCCGGAGTCTCCGGCCCCGTCtgcggaggaggaggaagaggaggacgaagaggaggaggaggaggctgccgATAGCTGCCCGGACACTTCGGCCGCGCCAGAAGGAGAGAGCGAGGAGCCCGCCCTGCTGAGTGCCTCGGGGGCAGGTGTGGCGGCCACCTCACCCCGCCGTGCTGACCCCTCGGTGCCCCCGCCCGCCAGCCCATCGTCCCAtctgtcccctccccgcagGTGATGTCCCTCGCCGGCGCATCGCCACGCAGGAGGAGGTGCGCTTCCCGCTGCAGCACGGGTACGTGGGGTGGCCCCCGACCCTGTTCCCTTTCCAccgccctgtccctgtccccccccccggccgtcctgccccacagctctggCCCCCTCCCACCGTCCCCTCCCCATCCTGCCTCAAAAACTACCGTCCCCTTGCCACCATGCTGCTCCCGAAACTCTCCCcgtcctgtccccatccccatcgCCATCCCCTTCCCatcctgcccctgtccccacccctttcccatcctgcccctctctccatccccatcccgtccccatccccaccccctCGCACTACTCTGTCCCCTCCTCGTCTTGTCCCCGGTACTGTCCCCTGCCCATCCCGCCCCACGGCCCCGGGCTGACGCTGCCGTGCCCAGGTGGAGGCGGGAGGTTCGGATCAAGAAGGGGAACCATCGCTGGCAGGGCGAGACCTGGTACTACGGCCCCTGCGGGAAGAGGATGAAGCAGTTCCCGGAGGTGATCAAGGTACCgcccctggggacagcggcGCGGGGGTGGCTGACCCGAGATGTGTGTGGGAGGGGGGGTTCTGCtccaccacagacccccccaaCGCCCAGGACCGCAGCTGATGGAGGCTGTGGCGAAGCGGGAGCGCTGAGCCTTCCTCacagccttcctcctcctcctccctgtcgCCAGTACCTGAGCAGGAACATGGTGCAGGACGTCCGGCGAGAGCACTTCAGCTTCAGCCCCCGCATGCCCGTGGGAGACTTCTACGAGGAGCGGGACACGCCAGAGGTGGGTCTGGGGGCGGCTGagccccccctgtcccccccccacAACCCCTCGCTGTGCCCGGGGGTGACCCCAGCTCGTGCCCCACAGGGCGTGCAGTGGGTGAAGCTGAGCCCCGAGGAGATCCCCGGGCGCATCCAGGCCATCACGGGCAAGCGCGGCCGGCCCCGTAACGCCGAGAAGGCCAAGCCCAAGGAGCCCCCGGCCACCAaacggggccggggccgcccgcccAAGGTCAGGATGGTGGATTTGCTGAGCAAGACGGACGCGCGGCTGCTGAAGAGGCTGGAAGCACAAGGTAcccccccttcccagccccggcgtggggggtgctggggaagCCCCTCACAGCCTGGCCCCGGTGGGATCCCAGCGCCCGCTTCATGTCCACTCTGTGCCCCCCCACCAGAGGTGCTCAGCGAGGAGGACAAGCTGAAAATGAGCAAGATCAAGAAGAAGATGAGGCGGAAGGTGCGGGCATGGGGCTCGGGGGCTGCTCAGGTTTGGTGGGGGGGTTTCCCTGGTGCAGGGGGTCTCTGAGCGGGTCTTGTCCTCCCCTCAGGCCAAGAACAAGCAGAAACAGGAGGCCAAAGCCCCGAGGGCCAAGGAGGCCAAGAAAAAATCTAAGGTCAGTCCGTGGGCACGACTAGGCCGTGGAGAGGGAGGAGTTGAAAAATGGATTTTCccctttatctttttttttttccccacacatcCGGACTCTTGACTCAGGCCAAGGAGAAGAAGGGGAAGCCAGAGAAGGGCAAGGACAAGGCCCGGCCCAAGGAGAAGAAGGGCAAGGGGCCTCGGAAGGCGGACAAGGGGCTGCTGGCCCAGCGGCGCCTGGaggagcggcagcggcagcagctCATCCTGGAGGAGATGAAGAAGCCCACGGAGGACATGTGCCTGGGGGACCACCAggtgggctgtgccagggggcTCACAAAGGTCACCCCAGGGAGCCTCCAGCTGgtcctgaccccccccccccccttcttctccctgctccgcagccccttccagccttCTCCCGCATCCCGGGGCTCGTCCTGCCCAGCCGCGCCTTCTCCGACTGCCTGACGGTGGTGGAGTTCCTGCAGAGCTACGGgaaggtgctggggctggagccggCGCGGGACGTGCCCACGCTGGGCGCgctgcaggaggggctgctgggggtggCCCCCGGCGCGGGGCAGCTGCAGGACCTGCtggtgaggctgctgcaggcagcgcTCTGCGACCCCGGGCTGCCACCCTACTGCCAGGTGAGACCCCTTTCCCTGCCAGGTGAGACCCCTTTCCCCGCCAGGTGAGACCCCTTTCCttgccaggtgagaccccccaTTAGGTGAGACCCCCACCCCCACCAGGTCAgacaattccttcccttccctttcaccccttttccccttcccttatttttccccttcccctatttttttcccttttcctttcctttctccctcttcttttccctttccttttccccctttcaaTTTTGCCCatcccttttcttccctcctctttGTTCCCCCcactttcctttccctctctttccttttcctcccttttcttttttcaatccTTTTCCCACCTTCACcgttcttttcttttttctctcattttcctttccctttcacccctttgttctttcttttccttcccttttcttccttttcttctcaccacctttttttttttttttttttacttctgctttCACTTTCCTTCCGTcccctttcattttctctttctttctctctttttcaccaccttctcccctttttccccctcccctggcTGGGGCTATTAGTGCCTGTAAAACTCGGGATAGGGAATCCTAAATTTGGGATGTGCTGCgttccctgctctcctcccctgTGGCCAGCCCCCTCCTCACCCCCAGCAtcttttggggtgtccccccaTCTGTCCTTGTGGTGGGAGCACACCCAGAACACCTTTGGGCAAGAACCCCCTCCTGACAAACCcccatgggggggggggggcaaggAGGGGACTCCCCAAACCTCTCCATTTGCTCTGCCCAGTCCCTGAAGATCCTGGGGGAGAAGGTGTCGGAGATCAGCCTGAACCGCGACACCGTGTCCGAGGTGCTGCGCTGCTTCCTGACGGCGCAcggggcgggcgcggagctGTGCGAGGGGCTGCGCACCAAACCCTTCCAGGCGCTGCCCCCGGAGCGCAAAGCCGCCATCCTGGTCTTCCTCATCAACGAGCTCAACAGCAGCGCCCTCATCATcaggtggggctggctgggggggggcacCAAAATCCTCTGATTCTGGATGCTGGAGTGGATCCTGCTGCGCTCGTGCAGCTGCTCACTGCAGCCACCCCCATCCCCTGTTCTGCAGCGAGATCGACAAGACCCTGGAGAACATGTCCAACTACAGGAAGAACAAGTGGATCATCGAAGGCCGACTGCGCAGGTTGGTGGGGAAGGGGCTTCGCTTGCAGCCTCAGCACCTTCCCCTCCGGGTGACCAGGTGGCCTCAGGGGGCGTGGGGTGAGCAGGGGGACGGGTACCCAACGCCTCCAACTGTGTCCCGGCAGGCTGAAGTTCGCCCTGGCCAAGAAGACGGGCCGTCCCGAGTCGGAGATCACGGGGCTGGAGGACGGCCGGCGCCGGCGCAGCTCCCGCCTGACCGAGGACGTGGGGCTGgagatggaggaggaagaggaaaccCGGGGGCGGAGATCCCGccgggaggaggaggtggggtGCTCCGGGCTCTGCTGGGTGGGGGGAGCAGAGGCGGGGGTGCCACCTCGGGGATCCCTTTTCTGACTGATCCATGCCTTCCCCCAGGTTGACACGTCTGCATCCAGCGTCCCGGAGCTGGAGCGGCAGATCGAGAAGCTGGCCAAGGTGAGCGGGTGCTGGAGGGCTGGAGTTCAGCCCTGCTGGGGGGGATGCAGCCCCCTCACCaccgccccccccgccccactcTCCCCACAGAGGCAGATGTTCTTCCGCAAGAAGCTGCTCCATTCCTCGCAGACCCTGCGTGCAGCCTCCCTGGGCCAGGACCGCTTCCGGCGCCGCTACTGGGTCCTGCCCCACCTGGGCGGCATCTTCGTGGAGGGCGCGGAGGGTGAGCGGGGAAGGGGCTTTGGGGGGGGTTGTCACAGCTGGGAGAGGACCCCACATCTCACCTGCTCCTCGTCCTCCTGTCACAGCAGCTGAGCCGGTGGCTCAGGAGCCTCCAGAGGAGAAGGTGTCCCCGCACGTGCCCCCGGTGAAGGAGGAGCCGGCCGCCGTGCCCGTTGCCAGCCGGACGAGCTCCTCGGCCTCGCGCGCCCGCGGGCGGCCCCGGAAGAGCAAAgaggagctggcacagcactgcGAGCCCTGCCCCGTCCCGCTCAACGGGGTCCTGGAGGAGCCAGAGCCCCTGGGGCAGAGCCAGCACGACCTCAGCCAGTCGGCCTTCCTGTCCTGGCTGAGCCAGACCCAGTCGTCCCTGCTCAAGGACTCAGTCCTCACCCCCGCCAGCAGCCCCGGCAAAGGGGACACGGGGCTCCCGCCCCCCGGGGCCCCCTCGGACCccatggaggaggaagaggaggaggaggaggaggaggagagagccCCGGAGGCTGTGGCAAAGCGAGGGCCCTGGTTCAACCTGCTGCCCCGCACGCCTTGCGATGACCGAGCCGCCCTCGCTACCTCCTCGGCCGAGCCCTCGCCGCgagcccccgcagccccccgcaGCCAGAGCCGTGGGGAGCCCCCCAAGGGCTCGGCACGGCAGGTatgggctggggggggctgcaccCTGCACTTGCACCCCGACCTGAGGGGTTGTATGGGGAGGGGGattctccctgggcagctgcgGGGAGTGGCGTGGGACCCTGTGTCTGACCTGGGCAggggtggtggcacagggggctcagtcctgctgccctggacaggctggtgAGAAGGGAAACAGCTCCAGGGgtggggaggctgcaggacTTGGGGCTGTGGGGTTGAGGGGCTGAAGGATTGGGGGTTGTAGGGTTGGGGGGCTTTGGGATCGCGGGGCTGCAGGATTGGGGGGGGGTGCGGGATTCAGGGGCTGAGGATCCAGGTGTGctaatccttgtgggtcccttccaaagcagaatattttataatttcctGTGTGTCTTCTCTGATAttccccctgtccctccagctGAACGGCCTCCCCGCAGACGACCCCACGGCTCCCCTGCTCGCCTCCACGCCGGTGCACGCCGGCCCCAGGGCCCACGGCGCCTGCCCCcgcagccagggcagcctggaAAAGCTCCAGGACGTGCCGGGACAACCCAAACGCCGAGGGAGACCCCCCACCAAATTCTTCAAGCAGATGGAGCAGAAATACCTGACGCAGCTGACGGAGCAGCCGGTGCCCACCGGTGAGAGCCGGGAGCCCCCGGGACCCCCGTggcggcggtgccggtgccCCGGCACGGTGCTGAGCTGTGGCACTGGCCTTGCAGAGATGCAGAGCGGGTGGTGGTGGCTGCGGGACCCCGAGGAGCTGGAGGCCGTGGCGCGGGCGCTGCACCCGCGCGGCATCCGGGAGAAGGCCCTGCACAAGCACCTCACCAAGCACAAGGAGTTCCTGCGCGAGGTTTGCCTCCGGACCACCACCGGTGAGTCTGCCCGGCCCCCCCCCAGAGCCCACCCCTGCCCCCAGACCCACCTCCCTCCTGCTTGTCCTTCTGTGAGCCCCAAGACCTCACCTTCCACccctcccctggggcagggggcTGCTCCCTGTTACCCCCCTGAGCCCATGCTCTGGTTCTCCAGCCTGCTCTCTAGGTTGGGGGGCTACTGCTCCTGTGCCCCCCCACCAAGCCCACCCTCTGCCCCCCAGACCCCACATTCCACCCACACCACCAGGGTGGGGGGCTGCCGCCTGTCCCCCTGTGAGCCTCCCCTGTGCCCCTCCAGACCCCCATCTTCTTGCACCTCCAGCTTAGGGAGCTCCTCTCCgtcccccttttctcccctcagaCCCCATCTTCCCCTTGTGTCCCAGGATGGGGCTTTGCTGCCTGTCCCCCCTTCCCGactccccattttctcctctccagacCCCATTATGTCCCAGGatggggctctgctgcctgtcccccatccctgaccccttttcctcctctccagacCCCATCGTGTCCCAGGAtagggagctgctccctgtccccctttttctcctctccagacCCCATCTTCCCCCTGTGTCCCAGGatggggctctgctgcctgtccccccttcctgactccccattttctcctctccagacTCCATCTTCCCCCTGTGTCCCAGGatggggctctgctgcctgtccccccttcctgactccccattttctcctctccagacCCCATCTTCCACCCGCGCCCGGACTCGGCCGCTGCCGCGGTGTCTCAGGAAGCCCTGGCGCAGTGGTCAGTGCCGGACAGAGCCTACGAGACCGACCTGGGCGTCCTGCAGTgggtggaggagctggagcagcgcGTCCTCATGGCCGACCTGCAGATCCGGGTGGGTGCCGGGCAGGGCGATCCTGCTGCCGGGGTGACCAA
This is a stretch of genomic DNA from Vidua macroura isolate BioBank_ID:100142 unplaced genomic scaffold, ASM2450914v1 whyUn_scaffold_107, whole genome shotgun sequence. It encodes these proteins:
- the BAZ2A gene encoding bromodomain adjacent to zinc finger domain protein 2A; this encodes METNNHFNFTGLSSAPAASGPKPTPASGDSPFTHSSLLSFPQQGKSLNGGMNVNGFSTVSHPGTSGTFSPGSAPAGAQPLRAYDCLWDYAPYAPAGGLKDGGPPALGQFPLNGVAGGSRPASPGHGTNLRAAGQEFWGNGTAGPMGLSFDSQELYDSFHDQSFELMQNGPDGFYAAGQSSPILSSDTQPFPLAPDEPDPGQGDADGAAKEMPTTTTTTTTITENGGGLVGSQELEEAQPDLKICSYNGAAAAGAGSLGPEGPVLAPRASGCLGDASPIAPRLEDTHILSEDPLEPFESLARDPGTGDLYAMDDSQLVSDKSSLEEPPDLAASPPLHAGPFSLLPASPSPAPLLDGPGSPPALPGDNAELKSGDHAGLRESGSLELDPPLEPESPAPSAEEEEEEDEEEEEEAADSCPDTSAAPEGESEEPALLSASGAGDVPRRRIATQEEVRFPLQHGWRREVRIKKGNHRWQGETWYYGPCGKRMKQFPEVIKYLSRNMVQDVRREHFSFSPRMPVGDFYEERDTPEGVQWVKLSPEEIPGRIQAITGKRGRPRNAEKAKPKEPPATKRGRGRPPKVRMVDLLSKTDARLLKRLEAQEVLSEEDKLKMSKIKKKMRRKAKNKQKQEAKAPRAKEAKKKSKAKEKKGKPEKGKDKARPKEKKGKGPRKADKGLLAQRRLEERQRQQLILEEMKKPTEDMCLGDHQPLPAFSRIPGLVLPSRAFSDCLTVVEFLQSYGKVLGLEPARDVPTLGALQEGLLGVAPGAGQLQDLLVRLLQAALCDPGLPPYCQSLKILGEKVSEISLNRDTVSEVLRCFLTAHGAGAELCEGLRTKPFQALPPERKAAILVFLINELNSSALIISEIDKTLENMSNYRKNKWIIEGRLRRLKFALAKKTGRPESEITGLEDGRRRRSSRLTEDVGLEMEEEEETRGRRSRREEEVDTSASSVPELERQIEKLAKRQMFFRKKLLHSSQTLRAASLGQDRFRRRYWVLPHLGGIFVEGAEAAEPVAQEPPEEKVSPHVPPVKEEPAAVPVASRTSSSASRARGRPRKSKEELAQHCEPCPVPLNGVLEEPEPLGQSQHDLSQSAFLSWLSQTQSSLLKDSVLTPASSPGKGDTGLPPPGAPSDPMEEEEEEEEEEERAPEAVAKRGPWFNLLPRTPCDDRAALATSSAEPSPRAPAAPRSQSRGEPPKGSARQLNGLPADDPTAPLLASTPVHAGPRAHGACPRSQGSLEKLQDVPGQPKRRGRPPTKFFKQMEQKYLTQLTEQPVPTEMQSGWWWLRDPEELEAVARALHPRGIREKALHKHLTKHKEFLREVCLRTTTDPIFHPRPDSAAAAVSQEALAQWSVPDRAYETDLGVLQWVEELEQRVLMADLQIRGWTCPSPDSTRDDLRYCEHKVEPLEDITVRSRRDGLPLRRELTNPLDLAVLRLAALEQNLERRYLKEPLWPLHEVVLEKAVLSGPEELSLGPTEIAYEITPRVRTWRQTLERCRSAAQVSLCIFQLEKSIAWEKSVNRVTCLVCRRGDDDEHLLLCDGCDRGCHLYCHRPRMTEVPEGDWFCSVCVARAGQYRDPISPRRGKKRKRGRGVGGSPGEEEPSPRRRPAPRRREGLPVSPRCPGEGLTPPRRRSSALRGQPSDLTFCEIILMEMESHEDAWPFLEPVNPRLVPGYRKIIKNPMDFATMRTRLLRGGYSSSAEFAADALLVFDNCQTFNEDDSAVGRAGHAMRRFFQSRWEEFYQGKRAPNP